In a single window of the Gossypium hirsutum isolate 1008001.06 chromosome A13, Gossypium_hirsutum_v2.1, whole genome shotgun sequence genome:
- the LOC107893673 gene encoding uncharacterized protein yields the protein MGPHEPYWQTNTSFSPPPSRWDFHFQPDGLSYSSHDGSQLYESSTSPNSKENRGWMRRNFLYNHQYSTSDGAAPFLSSPSDLSQGPQWTPPVIQEITLDDYETATTRDHVGGQAPFASLVEGTSTNADSGVSTSSYSDSSESEPMVKQCLSSHHNISSRYCFMSKPIHPLSFPMETSTTGVSDFAVAGLSNDTAMPQRDAHRWSSASSSNDVADISEPFESVIFGRSCVPSNGFKCGLCERFLSQRSPWSARRIVRSKDMPVAAVLSCGHTFHAECLEQTTQKARIRDPPCPVCAKLEEQNSPENRVFSRLRNSISRLRSFSEDGPSRTWSCAQVGDCVQGALHPPQRSTMLLLNQSRMKKNLFVKVNSSKEFPGKLRKSSSPSLQLFGGKSIDQGAVGCSKTIAGPSVKR from the exons ATGGGCCCTCATGAGCCTTATTGGCAAACTAATACAAGTTTCTCGCCACCCCCTTCAAGATGGGATTTCCATTTTCAACCCGATGGACTGTCATACAGTTCACATGATGGGAGTCAATTGTATGAATCTTCTACATCTCCAAACAGCAAAGAAAATAGGGGCTGGATGAGGAGAAACTTTCTTTACAATCATCAATATTCTACATCTGATGGTGCTGCGCCCTTTTTAAGTAGTCCATCTGACCTTTCTCAGGGTCCACAGTGGACACCTCCGGTAATACAAGAAATCACTCTTGATGATTATGAAACTGCCACGACAAGAG ATCATGTTGGCGGGCAGGCACCCTTCGCTTCTCTTGTTGAG GGGACTTCAACAAATGCAGATAGTGGGGTCTCCACTTCATCTTATTCAGACAGTAGTGAGTCTGAGCCCATGGTCAAGCAATGCTTGTCATCTCATCACAACATTTCAAGTCGGTATTGCTTTATGTCCAAACCCATTCACCCTTTGTCATTCCCCATGGAAACTTCTACCACAGGAGTGTCGGACTTTGCAGTTGCAGGGCTTTCTAATGATACTGCCATGCCACAAAGAGATGCCCATCGCTGGAGCAGTGCAAGCAGCAGCAATGATGTTGCAGATATTTCTGAGCCATTTGAATCTGTTATTTTTGGTCGATCATGTGTCCCATCTAATGGATTTAAATGTGGTTTGTGCGAGAGATTTCTCTCGCAGAGATCGCCTTGGAGTGCTCGTAGGATTGTAAGAAGTAAAGACATGCCTGTTGCAGCGGTTCTTTCATGTGGACACACTTTCCATGCTGAATGTTTGGAGCAGACAACACAGAAAGCTCGCATAAGGGACCCTCCTTGTCCTGTATGTGCCAAGCTCGAAGAGCAAAATTCTCCAGAGAACCGAGTCTTCTCTAGGCTTAGGAATAGTATTTCACGGCTTAGATCATTTTCGGAGGATGGACCATCAAGGACTTGGAGCTGTGCACAGGTGGGAGACTGTGTTCAAGGGGCTTTGCATCCACCCCAACGTAGTACAATGCTATTGCTTAACCAGAGTCGAATGAAAAAAAATCTCTTCGTGAAGGTTAATTCGAGTAAAGAATTTCCTGGGAAGCTGAGGAAAAGTAGTTCGCCATCTTTGCAACTTTTTGGTGGGAAGTCAATCGATCAGGGTGCAGTCGGGTGCTCAAAGACGATTGCGGGTCCAAGTGTGAAGAGGTAA